GCTCATCGCGGCCGACCCCGAGTCGCCGACCGGCACGCGCATGACACAGGTCGAGCCGACGCCGACGACGTTCGACTGGTCGGACACCCCCGACGCGCTCCGCGACGTGCTGCTGCGCGTGAGCCGCGAGTTCACGCCGCTGCCGCTCTATGTGACCGAGAATGGCGCGACCTTCGCCGACTACCCGACGCACGACCGACGCGTGCACGACCCCGAGCGGGTGCACTACCTCGCCGGCTACACGCGCGCCTGCGCCGATGCAGTCGCGGCCGGTGCCGACGTGCGGGGCTACTTCGCGTGGTCGTTCCTCGACAACTTCGAGTGGTCGTGGGGCTACTCGATGCGATTCGGCATCGTCTACGTCGACTACCCCAGCCTCGCCCGCATGCCGAAGGACAGCGCCTACTGGTACCGCGACTTCATCGCGGCCCAGGAGGCCGAAGCTGACAACGCCAGGGTCACGGATGCCGCAGCCGTCGCATGAGCCGTATCCGCTCGTCGATCACCACCGCACTGAACGAAGGAACCACCGTATGACGGCGTCAACCGACCACCTGCGACCACTGCTCGAGCGCCTCTCGCTCGAGGACAAGGTCGCGCTCGTGCAGGGCGCGGACTTCTGGACGACCGTGCCGCTGCCGCAGATCGGCTTGCGCGCGATGACGCTCTCCGACGGTCCGGCGGGTGTGCGTGGGCCGGCGTGGGACGAGCGCGACCCGTCGCTCAATCTCCCGTCGGGCACCGCGCTCGCCGCCTCGTGGGACACGGCGCTCGCCCACCGCTATGGTGCCGCCGCGGCATCCGAAGCCCGCCGCAAGGGGGTCGACGTCGTGCTCGGCCCGACCATCAACCTGCACCGCTCGCCGCTCGGCGGCCGTCACTTCGAGTGCTTCAGCGAGGACCCGTGGCTCTCGGGCGAGCTCGGCGCCTCGTATGTCGAGGGCCTGCAGCAGAATGGCGTCGCCGCGACGCCGAAGCACTACGTCGCGAACGACTCGGAGACCGAGCGCTTCACGGCCGACGTGCGCGTCGACGAGCGCGCCTTGCGCGAGGTCTACCTCCTGCCGTTCGAGCGCGCGGTCGAGGCCGGCGCGTGGGCGGTCATGAGTGCCTACAATTCGGTCGACGGTGTCACGATGACCGAGAACGATTTGCTCGAGACGCCGCTCAACTCGGAGTGGGGCTTCGATGGCGTCGTCGTCTCGGACTGGACCGCCGTGCGCAGCCTCGACGCGGTGCCCGCCGCGCAGGATCTCGCGATGCCCGGCCCGGCACCGGCGTGGGTCGACCTTGCCGATGCGGTGCGCGACGGGCGCCTGGACGAGGCCGACCTCGACCGCAAGGTGCTGCGCCTCCTGCTCCTCGCCGAGCGTGTCGGCGCGCTCGAGGGCTCGTCGGCGGTAACGCCGCCGGAGGTCGACGGCCGGGCGTTCGCGCGGGAGGCCGCCGTCGAGGGCGCGGTGCTCGTGAAGAACGACGGCGAGCTGCCGTGGCATCCGTCGTCGCTGGCGAAGGTCGCCGTGATCGGGCACAACGCCCGCGACGCGCGTACCCAGGGCGGCGGCAGCGCGACGGTGCTGCCCGAGCACATCGTCACCCCGATCGACGGCATCCGCGCCGCCCTGCCGCACGCCGACGTGACGTACACGCTCGGCGCGGTCGTGCAGGAGGGCGTCGCCGAGATCCCGCTCGACCGCATCGCGAACCCCCGCACGGGCGAGCCCGGACTCGTCGTCTCGTTCCGCGACGCCGACGGCGCCGAGCTCTTCAGCGAGCACCGCCGGTCGACGGCGCTCGTGTGGTTCGGCGGCGGCGCGCCGATCGCGGCGTCGTCGACGGTCGAGCTGCACACGACGTTCACCCCCGCGGAGTCGGGCGAGATCCTGCTCGGCTTCGCGACCGCGAAGCACGGCCGCGTCTACGTCGACGGTGTGCTCCTCGTCGACGAGCAGCCCGAGATCGTCGGCACAGATCTCGGTGCCGCATTCCTCTCGCCACCCTCAGCGACGGGAGCGATCACCGTTGAGG
The Agromyces albus DNA segment above includes these coding regions:
- a CDS encoding beta-glucosidase family protein, producing MTASTDHLRPLLERLSLEDKVALVQGADFWTTVPLPQIGLRAMTLSDGPAGVRGPAWDERDPSLNLPSGTALAASWDTALAHRYGAAAASEARRKGVDVVLGPTINLHRSPLGGRHFECFSEDPWLSGELGASYVEGLQQNGVAATPKHYVANDSETERFTADVRVDERALREVYLLPFERAVEAGAWAVMSAYNSVDGVTMTENDLLETPLNSEWGFDGVVVSDWTAVRSLDAVPAAQDLAMPGPAPAWVDLADAVRDGRLDEADLDRKVLRLLLLAERVGALEGSSAVTPPEVDGRAFAREAAVEGAVLVKNDGELPWHPSSLAKVAVIGHNARDARTQGGGSATVLPEHIVTPIDGIRAALPHADVTYTLGAVVQEGVAEIPLDRIANPRTGEPGLVVSFRDADGAELFSEHRRSTALVWFGGGAPIAASSTVELHTTFTPAESGEILLGFATAKHGRVYVDGVLLVDEQPEIVGTDLGAAFLSPPSATGAITVEAGVPLDVRAEFDLGSADSPLAGALSVTFGIAPDDTDPEGLIAEAVEAARNAEVAVVVVGTNSKVESEGYDRTNLDLPGRQDELVRAVAAVNPRTVVVVNAGSPVLLPWRDDVAAVLLGWFGGQEFGQAIADVLFGAAEPGGRLTTSWPASLEDVPVVDVTPKNDRLEYAEGIHLGYRAWLRAGRTPAYPFGFGLGYTTWSFEAIEVTDAAGGDGEASDALVHVTVTNTGDRAGKHVVQVYAEREDSAVDRPVRWLVGFAVVRAEAGETVVASVPVAARRLAHWDGGWKVEPGAYTLSAGASVDDLPLTATYSTAEVFAA